In the genome of Dermacentor variabilis isolate Ectoservices chromosome 5, ASM5094787v1, whole genome shotgun sequence, one region contains:
- the Oda gene encoding ornithine decarboxylase antizyme, which translates to MEHFADTDGRCCATTVSLWVLGLCGVPDAPHAADVSLSSTGGSGVGSLKAPPVDNSHVRKGGELFSRQWSEEAVRLTFRCRLTEQTEVNWETVLCQDRLYVQLPSCVLPDGSREAFVTLLEFAEEQLGCTHVLVLFNKDRPDRAGIMRTFMFLGFTVLAPGHPLVPQSTSEGLLYMVYAIE; encoded by the exons ATGGAACACTTTGCAGACACGGATG GACGCTGCTGCGCCACTACTGTATCTCTCTGGGTGCTGGGCCTCTGTGGTGTTCCTGATGCGCCCCATGCCGCCGACGTGTCGCTGTCAAGCACAGGAGGCAGCGGCGTGGGGTCTCTGAAAGCGCCCCCTGTGGACAACTCCCATGTTCGA AAGGGAGGAGAGCTGTTTTCGCGGCAGTGGAGCGAGGAAGCGGTGCGGCTGACGTTCCGCTGCCGTCTGACGGAGCAGACCGAGGTCAACTGGGAGACCGTGCTGTGCCAGGACCGGCTGTATGTGCAGCTGCCGTCCTGTGTGCTGCCCGATGGCTCTCGGGAGGCCTTTGTCACGCTGCTCGAGTTTGCCGAAGAGCAGCTGGGTTGCACCCATGTCCTGGTCTTATTCAACAAGGACCGTCCCGACAGAG CTGGCATCATGCGCACGTTCATGTTCCTGGGCTTCACAGTACTGGCCCCTGGACATCCACTTGTGCCGCAGTCAACGTCTGAAGGGCTTCTCTACATGGTTTACGCCATCGAGTGA